CGGTTGCCGGTAGCAGGGAGACGACGAACCCGACCGTCGGTAGGGACCGACAACGCCTCGCGGGTCGGCGTCGAGCCCGCTGAAGCGGATCTATAACAAAGCGGTCGTCGGCGCACCTCCACCACAGTAGACGTTTCGAACGTCCCGATACCCACCCATGAGCCCATCTTCCACCCCATCGAAGCGAGCGTTCGTCCTCGGACTCGACGGCGTACCGTGGCGGCTGATCGAGCGATGGAGCGACGCCGGCGAGCTCCCGAACTTCGCCCGCATGCGCGAGGAGGGAGCCTCCGGCGTCCTCGAGAGCACCCGTCCGCCGACGACGCCGCTCGCCTGGCCCTCGATCGCCACCGGCGTCTGGCCGGACAAACACGGGCTCTACGGCTTCCAGCGACTCTCGAGCGAGTACTCCCAGCGGATGTATACGAGCCACGACCGGCGCCAGCCGGCCCTCTGGGACCAGCTCTCGCCGGCCCACGTCGGCAACGTTCCGATGACCTACCCGGCGAGCGAGCTCGACGGGACGATGGTGACGGGGATGATGACTCCCTCGACCGAGCGGGAGTTTACCTATCCGCCCGAGCTCCGCGCGAAACTCGAAGAGCGGATCCCGGAGTATCGGATCAGCCTCGACTACCCAGACTACGCCGACCGCCTCGAGGCGTTCCCCGCCGCTGTCGACGACATGCTCTCGAAACGCCGCGAGCTGATGCGCCTCCAGATGGAGGAAGCCAGCGACGACTGGCAGCTGTTTTTCTTCGTCTACACGGCGCCCGACCGGTTCCAGCACCTCGTCTGGGAGATGGACCAGCTGCTCGAACACTACAGGCGGCTCGACGAGATCCTCGGGGAGGTCATCGAGTACGCCGACGATCACGTCGCCGACCTCTATGTTGTCTCCGACCACGGGTTCGGGCCGATCGAGACGCTCGTCTACGTCAACCGGATCCTCGAGCGCGAGGGGTATCTCTTCCGGCAGGAAAACGAGGGCACCCGCGGCGCGCTCGCGAGCCTGGGGATCTCCCGGGACACCATCACGAACACGCTCG
This genomic window from Natronococcus occultus SP4 contains:
- a CDS encoding alkaline phosphatase family protein — protein: MSPSSTPSKRAFVLGLDGVPWRLIERWSDAGELPNFARMREEGASGVLESTRPPTTPLAWPSIATGVWPDKHGLYGFQRLSSEYSQRMYTSHDRRQPALWDQLSPAHVGNVPMTYPASELDGTMVTGMMTPSTEREFTYPPELRAKLEERIPEYRISLDYPDYADRLEAFPAAVDDMLSKRRELMRLQMEEASDDWQLFFFVYTAPDRFQHLVWEMDQLLEHYRRLDEILGEVIEYADDHVADLYVVSDHGFGPIETLVYVNRILEREGYLFRQENEGTRGALASLGISRDTITNTLERVGISEDVLVSTLPRRLVDSVAEQIPGDHALYDVDYERTVAFVHGAGNCYINDAERFEHGVVDPGDVERIKAELVDVFESVTDDGDRVLEVFDGDELFPTDERSPDLVVNGTDGYDSRNTISDETFGETGTYAASHRSKGIVLCRGPSIDAGATLRGARVVDIAPTLLHGIGEPIPENTDGRVLFDAFDERATPSRTKVERTAVSGGDGGEVEEDFSDVEDRLKGLGYME